The Maylandia zebra isolate NMK-2024a linkage group LG7, Mzebra_GT3a, whole genome shotgun sequence genome contains a region encoding:
- the LOC101484996 gene encoding plasma membrane calcium-transporting ATPase 1 codes for MTNNSFSGSKYVRRGEANHDAEFSCSVQELRSLMELRGEEAVARIQESYSEVNGLCARLRTSPVDGLDGKSEDIDRRKEVFGLNIIPPKKPKTFLQLVWEALQDVTLIILEVAAIISLGLSFYHPPDAERQNCGSAAGGVDDESEAEAGWIEGAAILLSVVCVVLVTAFNDWSKEKQFRGLQNRIEQEQKFTVVRGGQVIQIKVSEIVVGDIAQVKYGDLLPADGVLIQGNDLKIDESSLTGESDHVKKNLDKDPMLLSGTHVMEGSGKMVVTAVGVNSQSGIIFTLLGAGDEGDNEDKKDKKKEEHKRKDSKGKKSKKEDKGKKGEKKDGASVEMQPLNGEGEPEKKKKHIAKKEKSVLQGKLTKLAVQIGKAGLFMSTLTVIILITRFLIDTFCIQGVVWLPECVPIYIQFLVKFFIIGVTVLVVAVPEGLPLAVTISLAYSVKKMMKDNNLVRHLDACETMGNATAICSDKTGTLTMNRMTVVQAYIGERYYKKVPEPDLIPPKILDLLVLGIGVNCAYTTKIMPPERDGGLPRQVGNKTECALLGFTLDLRRDYQAIRNETPEEKLFKVYTFNSVRKSMSTVLKNHDGSYRMFSKGASEILLKKCCKILTASGDVKVFKHRDRDDLVKKVVEPMASEGLRTICLAYRDFPVSDGEPDWDNEAHILTGLTCIAVVGIEDPVRPEVPEAIRKCQRAGITVRMVTGDNINTARAIAIKCGILHPGDDFLCLEGKEFNRRIHNEMGEIEQERLDKIWPKLRVLARSSPTDKHTLVKGIIDSTVFEQRQVVAVTGDGTNDGPALKKADVGFAMGIAGTDVAKEASDIILTDDNFSSIVKAVMWGRNVYDSISKFLQFQLTVNVVAVTVAFTGACITQDSPLKAVQMLWVNLIMDTFASLALATEPPTEALLLRNPYGRKKPLISRTMMKNILGHGVYQLTIIFTLLFAGETLFDIDSGRNAPLHAPPSEHYTIVFNTFVLMQIFNEFNARKIHGERNVFEGVFRNPIFCSIIFGTFVSQFIIVQFGGKPFSCVDLTLEQWLWCIFLGLGSLLWGQLVSSVPTKWLTFLKTAGHATLQEEIPDGSDEGNDVVDHGDLELSKGHILWCRGLSRIQTQIRVVKAFRDSVSPYEGLETPESRSSIHNFMNHPEFRIEDSEPQIPLIDENESEDDPPTKRNSIFIPPPLTGLSSQPPLPFTPNENNNALDRVIPLHKDISRSALVPPNSAGLPPCPGSPLHSLETSL; via the exons GCTTAGATGGAAAATCGGAAGATATCGACAGAAGGAAAGAGGTGTTTGGACTTAACATCATCCCTCCAAAGAAGCCAAAAACCTTTTTGCAGTTAGTGTGGGAAGCCCTGCAAGATGTCACACTCATCATCCTGGAGGTGGCAGCCATCATTTCACTAGGCCTTTCTTTCTATCATCCACCAGATGCTGAGAGACAGA ACTGTGGCAGTGCAGCTGGCGGCGTGGATGATGAGAGCGAGGCAGAGGCTGGATGGATCGAAGGCGCTGCCATCCTCTTGtctgtggtgtgtgtggtgCTCGTGACGGCCTTCAATGACTGGAGCAAAGAGAAGCAGTTCCGTGGCCTCCAGAACCGCATCGAGCAGGAGCAGAAGTTCACGGTGGTTCGAGGGGGGCAGGTGATCCAGATCAAAGTGTCCGAGATTGTGGTTGGTGACATTGCACAAGTCAAATATG GTGACCTCCTCCCTGCTGACGGTGTCCTGATTCAGGGCAACGATCTGAAGATTGATGAGAGTTCTCTAACCGGAGAGTCAGATCATGTCAAGAAGAACCTTGACAAAGACCCCATGCTGCTGTCAG GTACCCATGTGATGGAAGGCTCTGGCAAGATGGTGGTCACTGCTGTGGGTGTGAACTCTCAGAGTGGAATAATCTTCACCCTGCTTGGTGCTGGTGATGAAGGTGACAACGAGgacaagaaagacaagaaaaaagaggaacacAAAAGGAAAGACTCAAAGGGGAAGAAAA gcaaaaaagaagacaaaggcAAGAAAG GGGAGAAGAAGGACGGAGCATCCGTGGAGATGCAGCCACTTAATGGTGAGGGagaaccagagaagaagaaaaaacacattgcaaagaaagagaaatcCGTCCTCCAGGGGAAGCTAACTAAGCTGGCTGTGCAGATCGGCAAAGCAG GTCTGTTCATGTCAACTCTCActgtcatcatcctcatcactCGCTTCCTGATCGATACATTCTGCATTCAGGGGGTTGTGTGGCTCCCTGAGTGTGTGCCCATCTACATACAATTTCTGGTCAAGTTCTTCATAATTGGTGTGACGGTGCTTGTGGTAGCTGTACCTGAAGGCCTCCCTCTGGCCGTCACCATCTCCCTAGCCTATTCAGTCAAG AAAATGATGAAGGACAACAACCTGGTCCGCCACCTGGATGCCTGTGAGACAATGGGCAATGCCACTGCCATATGCTCTGATAAAACGGGCACACTGACTATGAATCGCATGACAGTGGTGCAGGCCTACATCGGGGAACGCTACTACAAAAAGGTGCCAGAGCCAGACCTTATCCCTCCCAAAATCCTGGACCTGCTTGTCCTGGGCATCGGGGTCAACTGCGCCTACACCACCAAGATTATG CCTCCAGAGAGGGATGGTGGACTCCCTCGCCAGGTGGGAAACAAGACTGAATGTGCCTTACTGGGATTCACCCTCGACCTGCGCCGAGACTATCAGGCCATTCGCAACGAAACCCCCGAGGAGAAACTTTTTAAGGTCTATACCTTCAACTCTGTGAGAAAATCCATGAGCACTGTGCTAAAGAACCATGATGGCAGCTACCGAATGTTCAGCAAGGGTGCCTCTGAGATCCTGCTTAAGAA ATGTTGTAAGATCTTGACGGCCAGTGGTGATGTCAAAGTCTTCAAACATCGCGACCGAGATGATCTGGTTAAAAAGGTGGTTGAGCCAATGGCGTCTGAGGGACTGAGGACCATCTGCCTCGCCTACAGAGATTTTCCTGTGTCTGATGGAGAGCCTGACTGGGACAATGAGGCCCACATACTAACAGGTCTCACATGCATCGCTGTAGTTGGCATTGAGGACCCAGTACGACCTGAG GTTCCAGAAGCCATCAGAAAGTGCCAGCGGGCTGGAATCACTGTTCGCATGGTGACTGGAGACAATATCAATACTGCCCGTGCAATTGCCATTAAATGTGGCATTTTGCATCCTGgagatgatttcctgtgtttggAGGGCAAAGAGTTCAACCGACGCATTCACAATGAAATGGGAGAG attgAGCAGGAACGTCTTGATAAGATTTGGCCCAAGCTCCGAGTCCTCGCTCGATCATCTCCAACGGACAAACACACTTTGGTCAAAG GAATTATTGACAGCACAGTCTTTGAGCAGAGGCAGGTTGTTGCAGTAACTGGAGATGGAACAAATGATGGTCCTGCCCTAAAAAAAGCAGATGTTGGCTTTGCTATG GGCATCGCAGGGACGGATGTGGCTAAGGAGGCGTCTGACATCATCCTGACAGACGATAATTTCAGCAGCATTGTTAAGGCTGTTATGTGGGGCAGGAATGTCTACGACAGCATATCTAAATTCTTGCAGTTCCAGCTCACCGTCAATGTGGTTGCTGTCACTGTGGCCTTTACCGGAGCCTGCATCACCCAG GACTCTCCTCTGAAAGCTGTGCAGATGTTATGGGTGAACCTCATCATGGACACATTTGCTTCGCTGGCCCTTGCCACGGAGCCACCGACTGAGGCACTGCTGCTCAGGAACCCATACGGCCGCAAGAAGCCGCTCATCTCCCGCACCATGATGAAGAACATTCTGGGACATGGCGTCTACCAGCTGACCATAATCTTCACCCTACTCTTTGCTG GTGAGACGCTGTTTGACATCGACAGTGGCAGGAATGCCCCGCTTCACGCCCCGCCCTCTGAGCACTATACCATCGTGTTCAATACTTTTGTCCTCATGCAGATCTTCAATGAGTTTAATGCCCGCAAGATCCATGGAGAGAGAAACGTTTTTGAGGGTGTCTTCAGAAACCCCATCTTCTGCTCCATCATCTTCGGAACCTTCGTCTCACAG TTCATAATTGTACAGTTTGGAGGTAAACCTTTTAGCTGTGTGGACCTAACCCTTGAGCAATGGCTTTGGTGCATCTTCTTGGGCCTCGGCAGTCTGCTGTGGGGACAG tTGGTGTCAAGTGTCCCGACAAAGTGGCTGACGTTTCTGAAGACAGCAGGTCATGCCACACTGCAGGAAGAGATCCCTGATGGGTCCGATGAGGGTAATGATGTGGTTGACCACGGAGACCTCGAGCTAAGCAAAGGCCACATCCTGTGGTGCCGCGGCCTGAGCCGCATCCAGACACAG ATCCGTGTGGTGAAGGCCTTCAGGGACAGTGTGTCTCCCTATGAAGGTCTGGAGACACCTGAATCTCGCAGTTCCATTCACAACTTCATGAATCATCCCGAGTTCCGTATTGAAGACTCAGAACCTCAGATCCCCCTCATCGATGAAAATGAGAGTGAAGATGATCCCCCTACCAAACGAAACTCTATTTTCATCCCACCGCCACTTACTGGATTGTCCAGCCAGCCGCCTCTCCCCTTCACCCCCAACGAGAACAACAACGCCTTGGACCGTGTCATCCCGTTACATAAGGACATCTCCAGGTCTGCACTGGTCCCTCCCAACTCAGCAGGACTACCACCCTGTCCAGGAAGCCCCTTGCACAGTCTGGAAACCTCACTCTGA